One Candidatus Binatia bacterium genomic window, ATGGCTTCGAACCGGGCCCTCATCTGTTCGATGAGTTCGTCGGAAGTTGGGTTGATAAAATAGCTTCCGGATTGCAAACCATCCCAAGCGTGATCCGCAACTTCCTCCGGCGTGGTCGTCTCAAAATGTCGCCCCATACCTTCGTACATCGTCTTCAGGTCGTCGATCGTCATATAGGGCGCCGCCTGCTCCTGCCCTCTCTCATAGCCCGGCAGGCGATTGCGGTAGGCCGTGAAGATATTCGACGCCACCACATGCGGCCCCGGATATAAAACGTGAGCGCGTAGTCTGGTCTGATTCACCTTCAGCTGGTGGTACAAGGTTTCGGTGATGCTGCTTACGGCCGCTTTACTGGCGGAGTAACTGGGGGTGAAAGGTAGAACCAGAAGCCCGCCGTTTCCCGACGATGTGTTCATGACAGCACCTTCTTCACCGTGGGCAATCATCCCGGGTACAAAGGCCTTGATCCCGTGAACGACGCCCATGATGTTGACGTCAAAGACCCAGCGCCAATCATTGATTGGCAGGTCCCACGCCGGGACGTCCTCGTAGGCGCTGACGCCGGCATTATTACACAGCAGGTGTACCTTGCCGTGGCGAGCCACGGCCTCGCTCGCCAGATTTTCAACTTGTTCGAATTTGGAGACGTCGCAGGTGACGCCGGAGACAGATCCGAGCGGAAGAAGCTCATCGACGGTGGCCTGCAGAGGCCCGGACTCGACATCCGAGAGGACAACCTTCATGCCCTCGCGGAGAAATCTCGCACCCATGGCTCGTCCGACGCCGCTGGCTCCGCCGGTGATGACGGCTGTTTTTCCTTTATAGTCCATGGGTCCCCGATTCAGCCGGCGATCTCGACGCCTTCGCCGCTGGTATCGTCATAGCGTTGGTGGAGGAAGGGCAGCAGCCAGTCGCCGGGCACCGAGCGCAGCACGCTCCCGTTGCTTTCGCTGGAGCCTTCTTCGAAAACGCAACTGATGATCTTGCGAACCGGAATATCAGCGACCGGGTCCATAGGAGACTCGCCCAAAATGATTTCGGGATTTTCAATTTCCCAGACTTGCTTGTTGGTATGGCGCCATTCCAGACGAACCAGAATCGGATCGACGTCGAAGGCCTTGCCTTTTTCGCAGGAAGGCTGGGCCTTGAAGCAGTACCCGTATTCCTTCCATTCGCGTGGACCGAGTTCCTTGCCGAGAGTGCCTCTGGCGGAGAGATAGGTCATGCCCATCCGGGAGACAGCAGAGGACACGGAAGAGCCCTCGTGCTGGAAATCAATTTCGGCAATCTTTTTGGGCTCGCCAAAAGTTTCGCGTCCGGGAACCACGGCCTGCTCGGTCGTCATGGGCATGGTGATGAGGTAAGTGCCCGGGACTCCTTCGTAGCTGGCGCGGACACCAAATACGGCTGATCCGATCTCGAAGGTGAATTCCGGAGAGATATGCATCGCGACTTTCGAGAAGGTCAGACAAACTTCGGGCTTGTCAGCCGGCTCGAGAGGCTGGGGCAGGACGGCTCTGTGGATTGCGGGGTCGGTCTCATAGACGCAGCGGATCGAATATACCGTTGACTCCATGAATTCGGGGTTGGCGTCAGCCGCTTTTGCGATCTGCTCGGCGGATTTCACATAGCGCAGGATTGCCATAGATTTTTCCTTTCTAGGCCTTGTTCGATTGGAAAGATTCGCGTGCCGGACCGATCCGCTCGGCGTGCGGGAGGAGAGCTTTTTCATCGAGGCCATAGAACTCGATCGCATTGCGGCCGAGGATGGCTTCGATATCGTTATCGGGAAGTCCATCAAGCGAAGTATGCATTTGTTCCCTGGTGATGGGCCAAGTGCCTTCGGGGTGGGGGTAATCACTGCCCCACATTATATTGCTTGTGCCGATATCCCCCCGCATCTCGGCCTCGCGTCGTGACAGGCAGGAGGCGCCGAGATTCACATTGCGGTTGAAATACTCGGTAGGACTCATCGAGAGGTGGCTCGTATAGTCTCCTAATTTTTGCGACTCGCGAGTTTGTGCATATCGATGCTCAAGCAGGTTGAGGTACTCGGGAACCCAGACAATCGTTCCCTCAGTGATCGCTACTTTGAGTTTCGGATAGCGCTCAAAGACTCCGCCCCAAATCATGAAGGTCAACGGTCTTACGTTGAACCAGCAGACTTCCGAGACATAGATCCCCATGGCTCCAGGGAGAGGTTTGGCATCGGGGTCGGTCAGATCTCCGAAGTATTCGGCGGTCGGCGCGGGGCCGGAGTGGAAGTGGATGGCGAGGTTCTGATCCTCGATGGCCTCCCAGAGGGGGTTGTATTTAGGGTCGTGATAGCCGGCCAGCTTCCCCCATTGAACCGGGAGCATGACGCCGCGCAGTCCGTTCTCTTTGGCCCATCGGACCTCGGCGACGGCCTCGTCGACATCCCAGAGCGCGGGCACGATGGCGATGCCGATCCGACGATCGGGTTGCTGCGACGTGAACTCGCTCAGCCAACGATTGTGGGCGCGGGCGCCAGCCCATTGGAGTTCGGGAACAATATTTTCCGTTGGAAGAGAAATGCCGGCACCGAAGGGCGGGGCATTCATCTCGGTAATACCGTCGGGGAAGAGGACTTCGGCTGCGATACCGTCGGCATCCAGAACCTCATTGCGGGCCTGGTGGTCCCACGCGCCACTCAGTCCTCGCTCGTGTCCCTGACGCCAATCTTCGTTAATTTCGTCGACCAGGAACTTTTTTGCAGCAATCTGGGTTTGCTCGATCTGAATCGGCAATGCCACGTCGAACGTCTCTCGGAACTCGGGGTCGACGTAGTTGCGATAGGCTTCGGGTTTGAGCCCGGCGTGACCATCGCTCGAAACAACAATATAATTTTTCATTTCTGTTTTCTCCAAGCTCAGACGTAAAACTGCTTGACCCATTGGCGGTACTCGCCGAGGAATTTATCTTCTTTGCAGAAGACGGGCTGTTTGCGGTGCACTTTGTGTTTCCAGATACGCATATCGTCTTCCACACCCTTGACCAGATTTTGCTGGAACTCTTCACCGACGAGATCGACGAGATTTTTTGTGACGGTGATCAGCCAGCGTGAAATCGTTCGATTGGGTTCGATCGGGGTTGTCGATGAAAAGAGCAGGAGGCCGGCGCCGGGAATGCCGATGGTTCGAACGGTGCTCATGCCGATGCCAAAGGACTCGCGCTCCAAGGTTGTCTGGAAGGTGCCCATTGGCGTCACCCTTTCATTATGGCCGATCAGCTTCGAGATTCTGCCATCGGCCGAATACTCGATCTCTTCGGTATCCATAATATCATCCATGCCGTGGACAACCTGAAAGTGCACGGGATCATTATTGTTCTCGTGAATATCCTGCACATGAATGGGGACTTCGATTTCGAACTCGCGCGGCTCGGTCCATTCGGGGTCGCCGATCTCCTCCAGAATGGGCACTTCCCACGACGACGGCTCTTGCCGCGCGTGGTACCATACGAAGACAAATCCGTTTCGTTCGCGGACTTCCCAAGGACGTACAAGGGCTTTTTTCGGAATTTGCTCGCAGTAGGGAATCTTCGCGCATACCCCTGTTTCGCCGTCATACTGCCACGCGTGATACGGGCATTGAATCGTTTCGCCGACGACGCGACCCCCCTCGCCAAGGTGAGCGCCGAGGTGGGAACAGTACGCATCCAGCACTCGCGCTTGCCCCGAGCGGGTCCGAAAGACGACCAGATCCTCGCCGAAACAATGAACGGATTGAACTTCGCCATCCTGAAGCTGGCGGCTCCAGCAGACGGCATACCAGCCGTTGGGGATCGGAAGCTGTACGTGTTCGTCTTCACGCCGAGCCATGGGGTATCTCCTTGTCTTGATTTTGGGTTCGCAGCGTATCGCCAAGCAGAAGCGCGAGTGCGCGTGCGCGCTCGCGAATTGGATATTCTTCGAGGTGTGTCCAGCTGAACATCAGGGAATAGAAGGCTCCGATGATCAGTTCACTCTGAGTTTCTGCGTCGTGCTGCGTGCCGATTTCGCCGCGCGCGACTCCGTCGCGGACGACGTCGAGAAAGGCTTCGCGCAGTTGCAACTTTTGTCGTGTCTCGTTTGAGTCGCTCGAGATCGCATGAACGATTTCGTTGACCAGTTCTCGGTGCATGGGCCCGGCCTGCGTTACAGTGTCGGCCATTTTCGCAAAGAAGCGAAGCAGCCAATCTTGAAGATCGGTTGCTTCGGTCCGGAGGGAGGCGAGGTCGGCAAGGAAAATATTCAGCGAAGCATGGGCCAGTCTCTCGACCAGTTGTTGCTTGGTGGAGAAGTGATTGAAAAAGGTCTTGGTCGCGACATCGGCAACCTCGCAGATCTCGGCCACGGTGGTCGCGGATACGCCTTTATCCTCGAATAACTGTTGTGCGCTCTGGAGGATGCGGTTTTGCAGTTCCTGTTTTTTTCGTTCCCGTCGGGAGGTGGATTCTCCCAACGCGATGGCTTCTGCAGCACCCATCAGGAGAATCTATCGCCATTTTACATTAGAGTGCAATGATACACAGGTGTGTAGCTAAAATAAAAAAGCACTATTTTTAATCGAGAATTTGAGGTTCGCGCGTATTCTGAACCTTTTTTAGTTGATGGATCGCGTCTGGAACTGCCTGAGGGTCGCCATGCTGGTGAAGAGCTCGAGCGTGCTTGGGGACGTGTCCTTGGCGGCGAAATCTTGAAACATCGTATGCACGTTGACCGCAATTCTCTCCGCATCCGACCAGTCGGCATAGGGGCCTAATGCGATATCCTTGGCGGCTTCCACGGCCTCCATGCCGGCATCGAAGCGGTCGCGGGCTTCCGCGCGCAGCCACTCCAGATACCCGCGCACCTCGGCGGCCCCTTGTGCATCGGTAATCGGGCCATGGCCGGGAACAACCGTTTCCACATCCATCTCTTCGATACGACGACAGGCATCAATCCAGCGCTCGACCGGGCCGGCCCACATGATGGGGGTGCCCCCAATGAAAAGGATATCTCCTGTGAACACGGTTCGGTCCTCGGGGACATGGACCAGGACATCTCCCCGAGTATGCGCGGGGCCGACTTCGATCAATTCGACCTTTTTGTTCCCGACGTCGAGACTGAGGTTTTTTGTGAAGGTGCGGGTGGGAGGGGTGTGGCGGATCCCATGAAAATCGAAGGCACCGAAGCAATGTCGGAGGTAGCCGGAAAGATCATCCTCGCCATCCGCGGCCATGTCCATCATGCCTGCGAGCATCTCGGGCGTGACCTCGGCCATTTCCTCGGCGCTGGCCTTCGAGGCGATCACCTCCGCTCCGTGAACGAGCTCATTGCCGTGGCAATGATCCCCATTGGCATGCGTATTGACCAGCGTCCCGATCGAAGCGGCGGCTTG contains:
- a CDS encoding SDR family NAD(P)-dependent oxidoreductase; the protein is MDYKGKTAVITGGASGVGRAMGARFLREGMKVVLSDVESGPLQATVDELLPLGSVSGVTCDVSKFEQVENLASEAVARHGKVHLLCNNAGVSAYEDVPAWDLPINDWRWVFDVNIMGVVHGIKAFVPGMIAHGEEGAVMNTSSGNGGLLVLPFTPSYSASKAAVSSITETLYHQLKVNQTRLRAHVLYPGPHVVASNIFTAYRNRLPGYERGQEQAAPYMTIDDLKTMYEGMGRHFETTTPEEVADHAWDGLQSGSYFINPTSDELIEQMRARFEAILAKQDPPG
- a CDS encoding acetoacetate decarboxylase family protein, with translation MAILRYVKSAEQIAKAADANPEFMESTVYSIRCVYETDPAIHRAVLPQPLEPADKPEVCLTFSKVAMHISPEFTFEIGSAVFGVRASYEGVPGTYLITMPMTTEQAVVPGRETFGEPKKIAEIDFQHEGSSVSSAVSRMGMTYLSARGTLGKELGPREWKEYGYCFKAQPSCEKGKAFDVDPILVRLEWRHTNKQVWEIENPEIILGESPMDPVADIPVRKIISCVFEEGSSESNGSVLRSVPGDWLLPFLHQRYDDTSGEGVEIAG
- a CDS encoding amidohydrolase family protein, giving the protein MKNYIVVSSDGHAGLKPEAYRNYVDPEFRETFDVALPIQIEQTQIAAKKFLVDEINEDWRQGHERGLSGAWDHQARNEVLDADGIAAEVLFPDGITEMNAPPFGAGISLPTENIVPELQWAGARAHNRWLSEFTSQQPDRRIGIAIVPALWDVDEAVAEVRWAKENGLRGVMLPVQWGKLAGYHDPKYNPLWEAIEDQNLAIHFHSGPAPTAEYFGDLTDPDAKPLPGAMGIYVSEVCWFNVRPLTFMIWGGVFERYPKLKVAITEGTIVWVPEYLNLLEHRYAQTRESQKLGDYTSHLSMSPTEYFNRNVNLGASCLSRREAEMRGDIGTSNIMWGSDYPHPEGTWPITREQMHTSLDGLPDNDIEAILGRNAIEFYGLDEKALLPHAERIGPARESFQSNKA
- a CDS encoding aromatic ring-hydroxylating dioxygenase subunit alpha, which codes for MARREDEHVQLPIPNGWYAVCWSRQLQDGEVQSVHCFGEDLVVFRTRSGQARVLDAYCSHLGAHLGEGGRVVGETIQCPYHAWQYDGETGVCAKIPYCEQIPKKALVRPWEVRERNGFVFVWYHARQEPSSWEVPILEEIGDPEWTEPREFEIEVPIHVQDIHENNNDPVHFQVVHGMDDIMDTEEIEYSADGRISKLIGHNERVTPMGTFQTTLERESFGIGMSTVRTIGIPGAGLLLFSSTTPIEPNRTISRWLITVTKNLVDLVGEEFQQNLVKGVEDDMRIWKHKVHRKQPVFCKEDKFLGEYRQWVKQFYV
- a CDS encoding TetR/AcrR family transcriptional regulator; amino-acid sequence: MGAAEAIALGESTSRRERKKQELQNRILQSAQQLFEDKGVSATTVAEICEVADVATKTFFNHFSTKQQLVERLAHASLNIFLADLASLRTEATDLQDWLLRFFAKMADTVTQAGPMHRELVNEIVHAISSDSNETRQKLQLREAFLDVVRDGVARGEIGTQHDAETQSELIIGAFYSLMFSWTHLEEYPIRERARALALLLGDTLRTQNQDKEIPHGSA
- a CDS encoding MBL fold metallo-hydrolase, which translates into the protein MRWEYQKGLHDLGNGSYAWLAPDGTWGWSNAGLIVDSGESLLVDTLFDLRMTQEMLDSMRSAEPQAAASIGTLVNTHANGDHCHGNELVHGAEVIASKASAEEMAEVTPEMLAGMMDMAADGEDDLSGYLRHCFGAFDFHGIRHTPPTRTFTKNLSLDVGNKKVELIEVGPAHTRGDVLVHVPEDRTVFTGDILFIGGTPIMWAGPVERWIDACRRIEEMDVETVVPGHGPITDAQGAAEVRGYLEWLRAEARDRFDAGMEAVEAAKDIALGPYADWSDAERIAVNVHTMFQDFAAKDTSPSTLELFTSMATLRQFQTRSIN